One segment of Megachile rotundata isolate GNS110a chromosome 4, iyMegRotu1, whole genome shotgun sequence DNA contains the following:
- the LOC100880736 gene encoding uncharacterized protein LOC100880736 isoform X3, translating to MQANSQKLENIRTTILSLLLARKGGCTLRQLDNDYCEVEGTNIPWKDFGYISLLNFLHAMSKNVHIENKNNTIILKGIASDKSKHVSKLVAGQKDQSNLTGRKVYKPSHYYPKTAPPKIRIPAEILLKIINLIHEHPDGISKDYVHQAVKSLMPFANITMQDMEDQFRELSHKIFLTNNKIFPTQNKIDYSKKTNGVTSSDFVSESYNGQGRQSPIVTVGGDEDSDIVSDYDDDDDLNFIRASNLCPNKSTVNTKPTSNFIKETVSKCQDQIIDFDNDHIEYNNNFGNRKDCTNDKNGEILINERVKFRLEKLIQNHPNGIWCADLPEVYLEEYKVSLNYMELGFNSVREFASQLPEIFHCVQLHDTGDFMLYYAKNEIPANKLKGNHKVGNLAQLHQIYETSDEEALPVTVSLDVCKELIPDDTMSIGECVGYISVTDLMQDEKPYIEVIVVEVFTPSFFWIQLRKKQRTFKKFMDELHNFYVTKHEQYTIPPLVLEKGLNCACMYNGLWHRGIIKTVKPDLQVTVMFYDYGTLKTYPPDEIHYLHRMFSYLPAQAIPCGLVNTRPYKGCKWSRSATHHFAIRTQMPLIATIASINVDDNSMLVTLTDTSEEEDVHINDWLVEQKLAEHGKMGEKVEMNNLLLYVEENLVFSPEICYETESSIPDNCSKESTKESINVPLVLPQSTLEDSYFKTAPKLSERSQNLTRTDEENTQDKISQNNTHTFTKNHTNPFLQATPAYNEGDLSPKRLMQLWTENLQLQMQITTTLSILFNKVLNNSTKSENGNLTNSENVNTSNTFLRTNDNILSTSSANTNIFNTYQETTFSNAKTCNENLNTNTYSNPFQNNGNQNTVNDCTKQATKTVRVPPGYEKYHNRFKFDENYFLSNTINNLTTFDNYSNSNVTLRETNPFKLSLAGKLNISDPQEDNHSNSVHLPSNSHENQNLISNNDSISQRFDGRDNFKMKTSTEAISEKGTLYNHPQCCFNNTSNNTSNIKTESFVSNTNTLPSQYHWNIDNVNNGMSRMTINDQNMQHPDQKVNEIKKYIQEHVAKDKKDFNIESQTDVQKSEKSISNYDMNGCKFSTKMPTNNLDYNSTLINNTNFQEGYFSHATTQNLYTSSPLLQTNNKTECSQQLLSENANKVADTLVKAFENTAELNNWNKVPFLPQTSDQTMTYPKNQSHQRTQNLDKEEVAVSPINENQLRDIVRDVSSDDLIFFQVFELPNTIIHIFHHQGEGWLLTDEFIQGFTKFESTSYAMILLYTLNIPVQYKNINIIHYPSKFINIGSTVSKTMRDMIHNKNNIHLIQLKSVIEILNKLEIISERYEDHALMNDSVIQDMWLINNAYKNLKYRVESTE from the exons ATGCAAGCAAATTCACAAAAACTTGAGAACATTAGAACTACcatattatcattattacttGCAAGAAAAGGAGGATGTACGTTAAGGCAGTTGGATAATGATTACTGTGAAGTAGAGGGTACAAATATACCATGGAAAGATTTTGGATATATTTCTTTGTTGAACTTTTTACATGCCATGTCTAAGAATGTtcatatagaaaataaaaacaatacaatTATCTTAAAAGGTATTGCATCTGATAAATCCAAACATGTTAGTAAATTGGTGGCTGGCCAGAAAGATCAGTCAAATCTAACAGGAAGAAAAGTATATAAGCCAAGTCACTATTATCCAAAAACAGCACCCCCTAAAATTCGTATACCAGCCGAAATATTGTTgaagataattaatttaattcatgAACATCCGGATGGTATAAGCAAAGATTATGTACATCAGGCAGTTAAATCGCTCATGCCTTTTGCAAACATTACGATGCAAGACATGGAAGATCAATTTAGAGAACTCTCACATAAGATTTtcttaacaaataataaaatttttcctactcaaaataaaattgattattcaAAGAAAACTAATGGTGTGACTTCTTCAGATTTTGTATCTGAATCATATAATGGCCAAGGCCGACAGTCACCAATCGTGACTGTTGGTGGAGATGAAGATTCAGATATTGTGTCAGattatgatgatgatgatgatttgAACTTTATACGTGCCTCTAATTTATGTCCTAACAAATCAACTGTGAATACTAAGCCTACatctaattttataaaagaaactgTATCTAAATGTCAAGATCAAATTATAGATTTTGATAATGATCAcatagaatataataataattttggaaaTAGAAAGGATTGTACGAATGATAAAAATGGTGAAATACTTATAAATGAAAGAGTTAAATTTCGTTTAGAAAAACTTATACAAAATCATCCTAATGGAATTTGGTGTGCCGATTTACCAGAAGTATATTTAGAAGAGTATAAAGTTTCTTTAAATTACATGGAACTTGGTTTTAATAGCGTTAGAGAATTTGCATCACAGTTACCTGAAATTTTCCATTGTGTGCAACTGCACGATACAGGAGATTTTATGCTTTACTATGCTAAAAATGAAATACCTGCAAATAAACTTAAGGGAAATCATAAAGTTGGTAATCTTGCACAATTGCATCAAATTTATGAAACAAGCGACGAAGAAGCACTTCCAGTTACAGtg tcATTGGATGTATGTAAGGAGTTGATACCAGATGACACAATGAGCATTGGGGAATGCGTCGGTTATATAAGTGTGACAGATTTAATGCAAGATGAAAAACCATATATAGAAGTTATTGTAGTGGAAGTATTTACACCATCATTTTTTTGGATACAACTTCGTAAAAAACAAAGAACATTCAAAAAATTTATGGACGAGTTACA taatttttatgtaacaaaacATGAACAGTATACAATACCGCCACTTGTATTAGAAAAAGGTTTAAATTGTGCATGCATGTATAATGGTTTGTGGCACAGAGGTATAATAAAGACAGTAAAACCTGATTTACAAGTTACT gTAATGTTTTATGATTATGGTACACTAAAAACATACCCCCCAGATGAAATACATTATTTACATAGAATGTTCTCTTATCTACCAGCGCAAGCAATACCTTGTGGTTTAGTTAATACAAGGCCATATAAAGGATGTAAATGGAGCCGCAGTGCTACTCATCACTTTGCAATAAGAACTCAGATGCCATTAATTGCAACGATTGCATCAATTAATGTAGAT gaCAACTCTATGCTAGTAACTTTAACTGACACTTCGGAAGAAGAGGATGTGCATATCAATGACTGGTTAGTTGAACAAAAATTAGCCGAACATGGAAAAATG GGGGAGAAAGTAGAAATGAACAATTTGTTGCTCTATGTAGaggaaaatttagtattttcacCGGAAATATGTTATGAAACAGAAAGCAGTATACCTGACAACTGTAGTAAAGAATCAACAAAAGAATCTATCAATGTGCCTTTAGTATTGCCACAGAGTACTTTAGAAGATTCGTACTTTAAGACTGCACCAAAATTATCCGAGAGATCTCAAAACTTAACAAGGACTGACGAAGAAAATACACAagataaaatttctcaaaacaaTACACATACTTTTACCAAAAATCACACTAATCCATTTTTACAAGCTACACCTGCGTATAATGAGGGAGACTTGAGTCCAAAAAGACTTATGCAGTTATGGACCGAAAACTTACAATTACAAATGCAAATAACTACTACACTTAGTATACTTTTTAATAAGGTATTGAATAATTCCACAAAAAGTGAAAATGGTAATTTGACGAATAGCGAAAACGTAAATACGAGTAATACATTTTTACGTACTAACGACAATATTTTATCAACAAGCTCTGCAAACacgaatatatttaatacataccAAGAGActacattttcaaatgcaaAAACTTGCAATGAAAACCTTAATACAAATACTTATTCGAATCCTTTTCAAAACAACGGTAATCAGAATACAGTGAATGATTGTACTAAACAAGCGACAAAGACAGTAAGGGTTCCTCCAGGATATGAAAAATATCATAACAGATTTAAGTTTgacgaaaattattttctaagtaatacaattaataatctaactacTTTCGATAATTATTCAAATAGTAATGTAACTTTGAGAGAAACAAATCCTTTCAAACTTAGTTTAGCTGGCAAATTGAATATATCAGATCCGCAAGAAGATAATCATAGTAATTCCGTTCATTTGCCCTCTAATTCACATGAAAATCAGAACTTGATTTCGAACAATGACTCGATTTCACAACGATTCGATGGAAGAGATAACTTTAAAATGAAAACTTCGACTGAAGCCATTTCAGAGAAAGGTACATTGTATAATCATCCTCAGTGTTGTTTTAATAATACTTCAAACAACACCAGTAACATTAAAACTGAATCATTTGTGTCAAATACAAATACTCTACCATCTCAGTATCACTGGAATATAGATAATGTTAATAATGGAATGTCTAGAATGACTATTAACGACCAAAACATGCAGCATCCTGATCAAAAagtaaacgaaataaaaaaatatatacaagaaCATGTTGCGAAAGACAAAAAAGATTTTAACATCGAATCTCAGACAGACGTTCAAAAAAGTGAAAAGTCGATTTCGAATTACGATATGAATGGCTGTAAATTTTCAACTAAAATGCCAACTAATAATTTGGATTATAACTCTACATTAATAAACAATACGAATTTTCAAGAAGGATATTTCAGTCATGCAACAACTCAAAATTTATATACCTCATCCCCGCTATTACAAACGAATAATAAAACAGAATGTTCCCAACAATTATTAAGCGAGAACGCGAATAAAGTAGCCGATACGTTGGTTAAAGCATTTGAAAATACTGCTGAATTAAATAATTGGAATAAAGTGCCCTTTCTACCTCAAACAAGTGACCAAACGATGACGTACCCTAAAAATCAATCGCATCAGAGAACACAAAATTTAGATAAAGAAGAGGTTGCAGTTTCGCCAATTAATGAAAATCAGTTAAGAGATATTGTCAGAGATGTGTCATCGGATgacttaatattttttcaagtgTTTG AATTACCtaatacaataatacatatatttcatCATCAAGGAGAAGGCTGGTTATTAACAGATGAATTTATTCAAGGGTTTACTAAATTTGAGTCAACTTCGTATGCGATGATTTTGTTATATACCCTTAACATACCTGtacagtataaaaatattaatataatacattatccATCAAAGTTTATAAACATTGGCAG CACTGTATCAAAGACAATGCGAGATAtgatacataataaaaataatattcatttgaTACAATTAAAGTCGGTGATCGAAATATTAAACAAGCTTGAAATTATTTCAGAAAGATATGAGGATCATGCTTTAATGAATGATTCAGTTATTCAGGATATGTGG CTGATAAACAATGCATACAAAAATCTGAAATATAGAGTAGAAAGCacagaataa
- the LOC100880736 gene encoding uncharacterized protein LOC100880736 isoform X2, translated as MQANSQKLENIRTTILSLLLARKGGCTLRQLDNDYCEVEGTNIPWKDFGYISLLNFLHAMSKNVHIENKNNTIILKGIASDKSKHVSKLVAGQKDQSNLTGRKVYKPSHYYPKTAPPKIRIPAEILLKIINLIHEHPDGISKDYVHQAVKSLMPFANITMQDMEDQFRELSHKIFLTNNKIFPTQNKIDYSKKTNGVTSSDFVSESYNGQGRQSPIVTVGGDEDSDIVSDYDDDDDLNFIRASNLCPNKSTVNTKPTSNFIKETVSKCQDQIIDFDNDHIEYNNNFGNRKDCTNDKNGEILINERVKFRLEKLIQNHPNGIWCADLPEVYLEEYKVSLNYMELGFNSVREFASQLPEIFHCVQLHDTGDFMLYYAKNEIPANKLKGNHKVGNLAQLHQIYETSDEEALPVTVSLDVCKELIPDDTMSIGECVGYISVTDLMQDEKPYIEVIVVEVFTPSFFWIQLRKKQRTFKKFMDELHNFYVTKHEQYTIPPLVLEKGLNCACMYNGLWHRGIIKTVKPDLQVTVMFYDYGTLKTYPPDEIHYLHRMFSYLPAQAIPCGLVNTRPYKGCKWSRSATHHFAIRTQMPLIATIASINVDDNSMLVTLTDTSEEEDVHINDWLVEQKLAEHGKMGEKVEMNNLLLYVEENLVFSPEICYETESSIPDNCSKESTKESINVPLVLPQSTLEDSYFKTAPKLSERSQNLTRTDEENTQDKISQNNTHTFTKNHTNPFLQATPAYNEGDLSPKRLMQLWTENLQLQMQITTTLSILFNKVLNNSTKSENGNLTNSENVNTSNTFLRTNDNILSTSSANTNIFNTYQETTFSNAKTCNENLNTNTYSNPFQNNGNQNTVNDCTKQATKTVRVPPGYEKYHNRFKFDENYFLSNTINNLTTFDNYSNSNVTLRETNPFKLSLAGKLNISDPQEDNHSNSVHLPSNSHENQNLISNNDSISQRFDGRDNFKMKTSTEAISEKGTLYNHPQCCFNNTSNNTSNIKTESFVSNTNTLPSQYHWNIDNVNNGMSRMTINDQNMQHPDQKVNEIKKYIQEHVAKDKKDFNIESQTDVQKSEKSISNYDMNGCKFSTKMPTNNLDYNSTLINNTNFQEGYFSHATTQNLYTSSPLLQTNNKTECSQQLLSENANKVADTLVKAFENTAELNNWNKVPFLPQTSDQTMTYPKNQSHQRTQNLDKEEVAVSPINENQLRDIVRDVSSDDLIFFQVFELPNTIIHIFHHQGEGWLLTDEFIQGFTKFESTSYAMILLYTLNIPVQYKNINIIHYPSKFINIGSTVSKTMRDMIHNKNNIHLIQLKSVIEILNKLEIISERYEDHALMNDSVIQDMWFSLQLINNAYKNLKYRVESTE; from the exons ATGCAAGCAAATTCACAAAAACTTGAGAACATTAGAACTACcatattatcattattacttGCAAGAAAAGGAGGATGTACGTTAAGGCAGTTGGATAATGATTACTGTGAAGTAGAGGGTACAAATATACCATGGAAAGATTTTGGATATATTTCTTTGTTGAACTTTTTACATGCCATGTCTAAGAATGTtcatatagaaaataaaaacaatacaatTATCTTAAAAGGTATTGCATCTGATAAATCCAAACATGTTAGTAAATTGGTGGCTGGCCAGAAAGATCAGTCAAATCTAACAGGAAGAAAAGTATATAAGCCAAGTCACTATTATCCAAAAACAGCACCCCCTAAAATTCGTATACCAGCCGAAATATTGTTgaagataattaatttaattcatgAACATCCGGATGGTATAAGCAAAGATTATGTACATCAGGCAGTTAAATCGCTCATGCCTTTTGCAAACATTACGATGCAAGACATGGAAGATCAATTTAGAGAACTCTCACATAAGATTTtcttaacaaataataaaatttttcctactcaaaataaaattgattattcaAAGAAAACTAATGGTGTGACTTCTTCAGATTTTGTATCTGAATCATATAATGGCCAAGGCCGACAGTCACCAATCGTGACTGTTGGTGGAGATGAAGATTCAGATATTGTGTCAGattatgatgatgatgatgatttgAACTTTATACGTGCCTCTAATTTATGTCCTAACAAATCAACTGTGAATACTAAGCCTACatctaattttataaaagaaactgTATCTAAATGTCAAGATCAAATTATAGATTTTGATAATGATCAcatagaatataataataattttggaaaTAGAAAGGATTGTACGAATGATAAAAATGGTGAAATACTTATAAATGAAAGAGTTAAATTTCGTTTAGAAAAACTTATACAAAATCATCCTAATGGAATTTGGTGTGCCGATTTACCAGAAGTATATTTAGAAGAGTATAAAGTTTCTTTAAATTACATGGAACTTGGTTTTAATAGCGTTAGAGAATTTGCATCACAGTTACCTGAAATTTTCCATTGTGTGCAACTGCACGATACAGGAGATTTTATGCTTTACTATGCTAAAAATGAAATACCTGCAAATAAACTTAAGGGAAATCATAAAGTTGGTAATCTTGCACAATTGCATCAAATTTATGAAACAAGCGACGAAGAAGCACTTCCAGTTACAGtg tcATTGGATGTATGTAAGGAGTTGATACCAGATGACACAATGAGCATTGGGGAATGCGTCGGTTATATAAGTGTGACAGATTTAATGCAAGATGAAAAACCATATATAGAAGTTATTGTAGTGGAAGTATTTACACCATCATTTTTTTGGATACAACTTCGTAAAAAACAAAGAACATTCAAAAAATTTATGGACGAGTTACA taatttttatgtaacaaaacATGAACAGTATACAATACCGCCACTTGTATTAGAAAAAGGTTTAAATTGTGCATGCATGTATAATGGTTTGTGGCACAGAGGTATAATAAAGACAGTAAAACCTGATTTACAAGTTACT gTAATGTTTTATGATTATGGTACACTAAAAACATACCCCCCAGATGAAATACATTATTTACATAGAATGTTCTCTTATCTACCAGCGCAAGCAATACCTTGTGGTTTAGTTAATACAAGGCCATATAAAGGATGTAAATGGAGCCGCAGTGCTACTCATCACTTTGCAATAAGAACTCAGATGCCATTAATTGCAACGATTGCATCAATTAATGTAGAT gaCAACTCTATGCTAGTAACTTTAACTGACACTTCGGAAGAAGAGGATGTGCATATCAATGACTGGTTAGTTGAACAAAAATTAGCCGAACATGGAAAAATG GGGGAGAAAGTAGAAATGAACAATTTGTTGCTCTATGTAGaggaaaatttagtattttcacCGGAAATATGTTATGAAACAGAAAGCAGTATACCTGACAACTGTAGTAAAGAATCAACAAAAGAATCTATCAATGTGCCTTTAGTATTGCCACAGAGTACTTTAGAAGATTCGTACTTTAAGACTGCACCAAAATTATCCGAGAGATCTCAAAACTTAACAAGGACTGACGAAGAAAATACACAagataaaatttctcaaaacaaTACACATACTTTTACCAAAAATCACACTAATCCATTTTTACAAGCTACACCTGCGTATAATGAGGGAGACTTGAGTCCAAAAAGACTTATGCAGTTATGGACCGAAAACTTACAATTACAAATGCAAATAACTACTACACTTAGTATACTTTTTAATAAGGTATTGAATAATTCCACAAAAAGTGAAAATGGTAATTTGACGAATAGCGAAAACGTAAATACGAGTAATACATTTTTACGTACTAACGACAATATTTTATCAACAAGCTCTGCAAACacgaatatatttaatacataccAAGAGActacattttcaaatgcaaAAACTTGCAATGAAAACCTTAATACAAATACTTATTCGAATCCTTTTCAAAACAACGGTAATCAGAATACAGTGAATGATTGTACTAAACAAGCGACAAAGACAGTAAGGGTTCCTCCAGGATATGAAAAATATCATAACAGATTTAAGTTTgacgaaaattattttctaagtaatacaattaataatctaactacTTTCGATAATTATTCAAATAGTAATGTAACTTTGAGAGAAACAAATCCTTTCAAACTTAGTTTAGCTGGCAAATTGAATATATCAGATCCGCAAGAAGATAATCATAGTAATTCCGTTCATTTGCCCTCTAATTCACATGAAAATCAGAACTTGATTTCGAACAATGACTCGATTTCACAACGATTCGATGGAAGAGATAACTTTAAAATGAAAACTTCGACTGAAGCCATTTCAGAGAAAGGTACATTGTATAATCATCCTCAGTGTTGTTTTAATAATACTTCAAACAACACCAGTAACATTAAAACTGAATCATTTGTGTCAAATACAAATACTCTACCATCTCAGTATCACTGGAATATAGATAATGTTAATAATGGAATGTCTAGAATGACTATTAACGACCAAAACATGCAGCATCCTGATCAAAAagtaaacgaaataaaaaaatatatacaagaaCATGTTGCGAAAGACAAAAAAGATTTTAACATCGAATCTCAGACAGACGTTCAAAAAAGTGAAAAGTCGATTTCGAATTACGATATGAATGGCTGTAAATTTTCAACTAAAATGCCAACTAATAATTTGGATTATAACTCTACATTAATAAACAATACGAATTTTCAAGAAGGATATTTCAGTCATGCAACAACTCAAAATTTATATACCTCATCCCCGCTATTACAAACGAATAATAAAACAGAATGTTCCCAACAATTATTAAGCGAGAACGCGAATAAAGTAGCCGATACGTTGGTTAAAGCATTTGAAAATACTGCTGAATTAAATAATTGGAATAAAGTGCCCTTTCTACCTCAAACAAGTGACCAAACGATGACGTACCCTAAAAATCAATCGCATCAGAGAACACAAAATTTAGATAAAGAAGAGGTTGCAGTTTCGCCAATTAATGAAAATCAGTTAAGAGATATTGTCAGAGATGTGTCATCGGATgacttaatattttttcaagtgTTTG AATTACCtaatacaataatacatatatttcatCATCAAGGAGAAGGCTGGTTATTAACAGATGAATTTATTCAAGGGTTTACTAAATTTGAGTCAACTTCGTATGCGATGATTTTGTTATATACCCTTAACATACCTGtacagtataaaaatattaatataatacattatccATCAAAGTTTATAAACATTGGCAG CACTGTATCAAAGACAATGCGAGATAtgatacataataaaaataatattcatttgaTACAATTAAAGTCGGTGATCGAAATATTAAACAAGCTTGAAATTATTTCAGAAAGATATGAGGATCATGCTTTAATGAATGATTCAGTTATTCAGGATATGTGG ttCTCTTTGCAGCTGATAAACAATGCATACAAAAATCTGAAATATAGAGTAGAAAGCacagaataa